DNA sequence from the Pseudodesulfovibrio senegalensis genome:
TCCCAAAAGCCGATGCCCGCCCCGCCGAGCGGGTCCACGCCGATCTTCAGCCCCTGTGCGGCTATCGCGGGCATGTCCAGCACGTTTTTCAGGTCGTGGACGTAAGGCAGCACGTAATCGTGTTCCTGCACGCAGTCCGCCTTGAGCGCGCGTGCATGGGGTATGCGTTTCACGGAACCGAGTCCGGTCGCGAGCAGTTGGTTGGCGCGTTTCTGGATGATGCCGGTCACGTCGGAGTCGGCTGGTCCGCCGTGGGGCGGATTGTACTTGAATCCGCCGTCGCGCGGGGGATTGTGCGATGGCGTGATGACCACGCCGTCCGCCGTGGACGCGTTGTCCCGGTTCCAGGTCAGGATGGCGTGGGAAATCACCGGGGTGGGCGTGAAACCGCCTCCCTGCTGCACGCGCGTGTGAACGCCGTTGGCGGCAAGGACTTCCAGCGCCGTGCACAGTGCCGGCTCGGACAGGGCATGGGTGTCCTTGCCCATGAACAGGGGGCCGTCAATGCCCTTGGCTGCCCGGTACTCGCAGATGGCCTGTGCAATGGCTGCGATATGGGCTTCGTTGAAACTGCAATCCATGGAACTGCCCCGGTGGCCGGACGTGCCGAAGCTGACCTGCTGGGCCGGGTCGTGCGCATCGGGTTCGTTCAGGTAATAGGCGGCAACAAGTCGGGGAATGTCCGTAAGCAGCCGTTGCGGGGCCGGTTTTCCGGCCAGTTCGTGCAGTGCCATGCAAGCCTCCGGGGCATTGAAAATACGATATTACGGTCCGTTGCCGAGTATGGCGTAATCCATGGAGTCCGGCAAGTGGTGCAAGAACATTATCAGTCGGGAGAATCCGCCGCGCCCATGCTTTCCAGCCGCCGGATGCGTTGCAGCACGGGCGGATGCCCGTGGCCGAGCCAGACCGTGAGCGGATGAGGCGTGAGATTGGAGAGGCTGTCCACGGACAGCCGTTTCAGGGCCCGGGCCAGCGCGTGCGGATCGCCCGTTGTCTGTGCGGCAAAGGCGTCGGCCTGAAATTCGTGTTTGCGGCTCATGGCGTTTGCCGCCAGCGACAGGCACAGGGATACGGGCGTGTAGAGCAGGGCAAGGAATACCAGCCCGGCGTGGTGGCTCACATGCTGCATGCCGAAAGCGTCGAACAGGGCGTGATTGTCCAGAAACAGGCTCATGAAATAGAACAGCAGCCCTGTCTGGAGGATGGAGGCCAACAGCCGTTTCTTGATGTGCCCGAGTTTTGCGTGGCCCACCTCATGGGCCAGCACCCCCACGATTTCATCGGTGTCGTGCCGTTTCATGAGCGTGTCGAACAGGGCGATGCGCCGGGTGCGGCCGAACCCCGTGAAAAAGGCGTTGGCCTTGGTGCTGCGCTTGGAACCGTCCATGACGAAGATGCCGCTCAGGGCGAAGTTCTGGCCGTGGGCGTATTGTTCGATGGCCGTGCGCAGTTCCCCGGATTCCAGCGGGGTGAATCGGTTGAAAATGGGCAGCAGCCATTGGGGGCCGATGTAGGTCAGCAGCAGGGAAAAGGCCACGGCAAAACCCCAGCACCACAGCCATGCCTGCTGTCCGGCCACGCGCAGGAACCATAGGATGGCGGTCAGCAGCACGCCGCCCAGCACGGCGCCCAGAACCAGCCCCTTGATCCTGTCCGCTACAAAGGTAGCCGCAGTTGTGGTATTGAATCCAAAGCGTTTTTCCAGAACAAAGGTGTGGTATATGTCCAGCGGCAGGTCGGTTATGGAAGAGAACAGCGCCAATGCGCCGCAAAAGGCCAGACCCGTGGCCAGCGGCCCCATGCCCAAGGAACGGACCGCGAGATCCAGGGCGTTGAAGCCGCCCAGCAGGATGAACCCCAGTACGAGCAGCAGGGAAACGGTTTCCGACACGTTCTGAAAGCGCATGTTGGCCCGCGCGTATTCCTGCGAGCGCGCATATTTTTTTGCATCGGTCATGTCCGCGAATTCCGGGGGCAGGTCCGGGGAAAGGGCTGCGGCGTTGAGCCTGCGGGCCGTGAGATGCAGCAGATATACGCCTATGAGCGAGGCGAGAATGACAGCAAGAAAGAGGTTCATGGCTGATGTCCGGTGATGATGGTTGCGCCCGTTTGGTGTTTCGCGGCGAACTTGTCGACCTGCTCAGGCAGGGGCATGTTGATGGAAATATACGCTATCCATTGGGCCGGCGGGCGTCAATCAAGGACGTTGTGGAGTCCGTGGGCGTTCCGCATACAGAGATTTACGGCGTGCTGGCGGACAATGAATCCGTGGGGTTCGATCATTTGCTGCTGCCCGGGAAGGTTGTGGAGCTTCTGTCGGCGGACATTGCTGCGGACAACGCCGCTGTCCCGGATGCCGCATGGCCTGTGGATGTGACTCGTGCCACGCTTTTGCGCCCCGAGCCGTTATCCGAACTGCGGTTCGTGGTGGACGAGAACGTGGCCCGGCTGGCCATGCTTTTGCGCGCCATGGGTTTTGACGCGGCCTATGACCGGGACTGGGACGATCCGTACATCGCGCGGATGGCGTTTGAGGAAGGCCGTTTCGTGCTCACTGCGGACCGCGCCTTGCTCAAAAGGTCCTGCATCGCCTGGGGACGTCTGGTGCGCAGCCGTGACCCTGACGGACAGCTGGCCGAGGTGACCACCTTTTTGGGTATCCGCCGTGCTCCGGCAATGTTCCGGCGCTGCCTGCGCTGCAACGTGGAAACCGTATCGGTGGAAAAGGCTGAAATATTGCATCTTTTGGAGCCGAAGACCATATTGTACCACAACGTTTTTCGCCGCTGCCCGCAATGCGGCCGCGTGTACTGGCCGGGAACGCACCAGCAGGAGTTTGCCCGGCGGCTTGCCGCTTTGGACATCCGCGCAGAGTAAAAGAGCCGTAATCCTGCGGCTTGCTTTTACATTCTTGATAAAATGGGTATACTTGGTTACCTTGTTTCAAGACCCTTCGTGAAGGGAGGGTGGGAGTTGCCATGAGTGTTAATGGGAAAACCATTCGTGAGGACATAGCGCGTGCCCGCGCCTATGCCGCCAAGAACGATTACCTGAAAACGCTTGCGTCCCTTGCGCGCGCCGTGAACGGCGTGACCGGGAGCAAGGTCTTTGGTCGTGAGAAATTCGAGGTTCAGGCCCTGCTGGAAGAAGCCATCAAGGACCTCAACGGCATGACCATGATTCGGAAGCTTTTTCCTAACGGACTCAGCTATGTGCGAGGAAAGGAAAAGCTTTTTTACCAGACCCTCAGGCGTTTGCACGACAAGCTCAAGGAAGCCATAGAAAAGTCCAAGGTGGCCCGCCAGCGCAAGCGTTTGGGCGTGTTGGACGACAACCTGCTCAAGGCGCAGGAACTCATCAGCAAGGGCGACCCTCTGGAGGCGCGCAAGATTTTTCGCAAGGCTTCCGAATACTATTCGGATATCGAGGGGATTGATTCCGACATCGGCAACCGGCTGCTTATGGGCGGACTGCCGGGAGAGGCCGTGGAATATTTCAAGCGCGGGCTGGAACGCAACGGTTCGGACCAGCGGGCACATGGCGGGCTGATCGCCGCGTTCGAGGCTCAGGGAGAACTGGACAAGGCCGCGGATGCGGTCAAGGACGCCATGCGGCGGTTGGGGGGAACCGAGAGCCTGATGCTCAAGCTGGCCAAGATCAGCCTTTCCCGCCGGGATTGGGCCGAGGCGCATCGTCAGGCTCAGGGAGTCCTGGAGCGCAATCCGCTCAATGCAGACGCCAAGAAGATCCTCAAACGCGTGGAACCAAAAATTTTCAATGCGGCCGGAAAGGTCTCCAAAGGCAAGGGCGGCGCCATCAAGCTCGATTTCTAGCCGTTTTGCCGACAGCAAATAGAAAGGCCCGCGTTCCGTAAGGAAACGCGGGCCTTTTTTTCCGACCGGGTCGCAACACCACCAGACAATGTGCCGGGACCGCCCCGGCATTTGATTTCTTCCCTTCGACAGGAAGCCGGTCGAAAAATATTATTCGTATATCAATGATCGTGTGCGGCTGTGGAGTGTTCCTCCGTGCGCCGTGAATACGTTTTTCCCCAAACCGACCAAGATGTCCAATATCTTTTTACATCATGATTGATATTTGTTAAGTATTGATCATGGAATTACGACACATTCGCTATTTTCTGGCCGTGGCCGAGGAGTTGCACTTTGGGCGTGCTGCCAAACGGCTGCATATCGCCCAGCCGCCTTTGAGCCAGCAGATACGGCAACTGGAAGAGGAAATGGAGGTCCGGCTTTTTGCGCGCACCAGCCGGAGCGTGAAGCTGACCCCGGAGGGAGAATTGTTTCTGGATGAGGCGCGCCGCCTGCTGGCCGGGCTGGACAGGGCCGTGGACAGGACCCGTGATCTGGCCAGGGGCAAGCATGGGCGTCTTGCCGTGGGCTTCATGGGGCCTGCGTCGCTCAGCCTTTTGCCTGAAGCGCTCCGCGTGTTCCGGCGCGAGAACCCGGACGTGCGGCTCGACCTGACCACGGCCGCCAGTCGCGATCAGTTGCGCATGCTGCGCAGTGGACGCATGGACGTTGCGTTCGTCCATGCGCAGGGGAGGGAGTTTGAAGAGTTCCCCTCGCGTCTGTTTCTGCGGGAACCGTATGTTCTGGTTGTACCGGACGGCCATTTCCTTGCGGGTCGCGCGTCTGTGGACATCCGGGAACTTCGCGACGAACCCATGATTTTTTATCCCCGTCATTTGCAGCCCCAGTTGTTCGACAGCTTCATCGCCAGCTTCCGCGAGGCAGGATTCAGTCCGAAAATCGTGCAGGAGTCCAATTCCGAACAGAGCACCATTGCGCTTGTTGCCACGGGGTTGGGTTGCGCCCTTGTGCCGGATTCGTCGCGGCGGGGCCATGGCAGGGATGTCTGCTTTGTACCTGTTCGTCAGGCCTTGCCGTCATGGGAAATCACCATGGTCTGGAACCGGGAGAGCGAGGGGCCGTTGCTGGACCGTTTTCTGAACGTGGTGGAAGTGTTTCGGCGTACCGACGTTGTCGCTCCCGATCACTGTTGAGGGGGGTGACGAACGTGGCCATTCCTTTTTTGGGGCGTGTGGCAAATGAAAAGGCCCGGATCAAGTGACCCGGGCCTTTTCGCGCATGTTTGGAATGAATCCGTTGGAAAAATATGTGTGGCTGTTCCCGGTCAGAAGCACAGGGGCACGAGCACGGCGAACGCGGCGACTCCCAGTGCGGCGCGTACGATGCCTCGCAGGGGAGCTTCCCTGGTTGGACGGTCCTGGCTGACGAAGCCGGCAGATTCCCGGATTTCCCTGCACATGTCGTGTTCAAGTTCAAATATGCTGTAAACCATGGTGGTCTCCTCCGTTTCTGGAGAGTTTGTTTGCCTTTGCGTGGTTCAACTATGGCTCCGCAGCGATTTGTGTCCAATATTGTTTTCATTGGTTTCTGATATGAAAACCGTATTACCAGTCATGTTTTGCTTCGGATTTATTATTTTCCACAGAGAAAAATACCGATTTGCATTCATTTTGTTGCGCGGTCGCGCGTTTCGGGCCTATGGTCAAAGTGTGAACGCAAGGATTGCGCCCACCATTCCGACCACCCCCGCCGTGGCGCGGATAATTGTTCCGGGTGCTGTTCTCCTTGGTGCATGGTGTTTGTAATGCGTTTGAATCATGCATAATTCATGATGCATTTGCCGCTCGACATCATAAGGATTGTGATGCATGACTTCCTCCCGACAGGTTGCGGTTGCCGGAAATTCCCATGGATTCCGGAATTTGCCTTCAGTATGGCTCGAAAAAAACGTGCGTCCAATATTATTTTGCGCAACGTGTGAGACGAAAACGATATCATGGAACTGAGACAGCTGAGATATTTCATTGCCGTGGCTGAGGAAATGCATTTTGGTCGTGCTGCGGAGCGCCTGCACATGGCACAGCCTCCGTTGAGCCAGCAGATCAAGAAGCTGGAGGAAGACCTTGGCGTGCGTCTGCTGGACCGCAACCGGCGCAAGGTGGAGTTGACCCGCGAGGGCATTCAGTTTCTGAGCGTTGCCCGCAACACGCTGGATGTGCTGGAAGCCGGTGCGGATCAGGTGCGGCGGATATCGCGCGGCGAGATCGGCAGGCTGCGTGTCGGGTTCATCAGTTCGGCCGCGCAGTCCCATTTTCCGGAAGCCATGGCCGAGTTCCGCAAACAGCACCCCGGAATTGTGCTCGATATCAAGGATGTGCATTCGCAGGACGTGATCGACGCGGTGCGCGACGGGCATCTGGACGCGGGCATTATCCAGTCCCGGGCCGAGGAAGGGTACAATTCATTGGAGTGGCTTACATTCCTGCTGGAGCCGTATATGCTGGCCGTGCGTGAGGACAATGCCTTGGCGCGCAGTGGCCGCATAGGCATCCGCGCCCTGGACCGGCAGCCGCTGATCATGCTGCCCCGCGAGCACTATCCGGCCACATGGGAAACGCTCAACGCCATGTTCGAATCCGCCAATATCCGCCCCCGCATCGTGCAGGAGGTGGACCCGCATCTGACCCGGCTGGCGTTGGTGGCCGCAGGCATGGGCGTGAGTTTTGTTCCGGCGCGCATGGCGCAGGTTTGCCCGCGCAGTGTGCGGCTGGTCTCCATGCACTGGAAGGAGCGCCGCCCCATGAGCGAGCTGCGGCTGATCTGGCGCAGGAACGACACGGCCGCAGGGCTGGACATGTTCATCAAGGTCATGCAGCGCTTTTGTCATCAGGGAGAGAGCTGCGCCATCTAGCTGGCTGGCGATAGAAACACGATGGCTTTGTTTGCCGCAAAATGCGCATTCCTTCGCGTATATGGGGTACGCGTCGGTCCTGCGCTTTTCTTGCGTCTTGCCCGCGCACTTTTTTCGTCAGCCTGTCGGGGGGAGTGACAATGGTTCAGGGGTATGTCTTTTGCGGGCGCAATAGCGGCAACGTGCCGCAAAGATAATCCCCGCGCACAGGAGTCGCACGGGGATTTCTTGTGCTGTCGGCGCGAGCTGTGAGCGCTCCTACTTCCAGTAGGGATGGCTCATGTCTTCGAATGCGGACATGGCAGCCACCGAGCCTTCACCGATTGCCGTGACGATCTGCTGCACTCCGCCCACGATGTCGCCGGCCGCATAGATGCGCGGGATGTTGGTGCGCATGGACGCATCCGCCTGCACGAATCCCTTGTCGGTCAGGGTCAGGCCGATCATTTTTGCCAGCTCGGTGTTCACATCCTGCCCTATGGCCACGAAAACCCCGTCCACGGGCAGTTCGGTCTCGGAATCGTCCCCGACGTTGCGCAGGGCCAGCGTGGTCACGTGCTTGCCGTCTCCACGGATTTCGTCCACCACCGTGTTCCACAAAACATGAACATCTTCCTGCTCCACGGAATCCCGAAGGTGCTGCTGGGCGCGGAATTCGTCGCGCCGATGGATGATGGTCACGTCCACGCCCAGGTTCTTGAGGTGCAGGGCATCGGTCAGGGCCGTGTTGCCGCCGCCAACGATGGCGACCTTCTTGCCTTTGAACAGGTAGCCGTCGCAGGTGGCGCAGTAGTTGACGCCTTTGCCGTAGTATTTGTCCTCGCCCGGCACGCCGAGACTGCGGTATGAGCCGCCCGTGGCCAATATCAGCCCCCGGGCCACATAGGTGCCCCGGTTCGTGAAGACCTCGATGTTCCGGCCGATTTTGATTTCATCGACTTGTTCGCCTTCCATGATGGTCACGTATTCGCGGGCGTGTTCGCTCATGATGTCCATGAGCTGCTTGCCCGGAACCGTGGTGAAGCCGGGATAGTTTTCCACCACCGGTGTCAGGGTCACCTGTCCGCCCACCACGGATTTTTCCAGCACAACGGTGCGCAGTCCGGCCCGTTCCGCGTAAATGCCTGCCGTGAGCCCGGCGGGGCCTGCCCCCACCACCACAAGGTCCACCTCCACGGCTGCATCAGCCGCATCATGTTGGTGGTCGCCCTGTTCGCGGCCCAATTCCCCGGCCAGTTCCTCGGCATCCTGGAGCGTTGCCAGCTCTACCACGAATCGTTCCTCGGGCATATAGCCGAGAATTTCATGGGAATCATTGATGATCGTATGCGGCACGGAACCCACGTCGTGTTGCATGGCCAATTCCTGATTTTCCGTGGTTTCCACGCAATGTGCGGAAACCGTGCCCGGCAGTTCCACCGCGCATTTGATGGCATTGATGACCTGCCCCGGACAATACGGGCAGGAGGGGTTCACAAATACGATTGCCTCGCGGTTTTCGTCCAGTTCCGCCAGCAGTTGTTTCGATTGCTTGGAAAGGCCGGATTCACCCATGCCCGCCAATACCACGGCCGTAACGAACGAGCGGCCTTCCTCGCCCATGGGCGCGCCGCGGAAGCGTATGTCGTAGCGGTCCGGGGCAATGAGTATGGTGGGCGAGAGGTCGACCTTGGCTTGGCGCGCCTCATCCGAGTCCATGGACAGGAATCGGGCGGTGACCTTGTCGGAGAGCCGGCCGATATCCCCCACGAACTTGTGCGCGAATTCGTTGAAGGGTTCATTTTCCCCGTCTTCGGTAAAGACGAGGATTTCAACGTTGTTGGTGAGCTTGCCGAAATGTTCGGCGAGTTGCTGACGCGATTCTTCGGGAATGAACCACTCTCGGTTCTCACTACTCGTATGGTCGGGCGCGGTCATGCGTCCTCCTTGGCGTGGTTGGTTCTCCTGCTTCGGGCAGGGGACGGAAGCCTACTTTCATAGGAGTATTATGCACGGGGTTTTTCGTGCGTCAAGCCGTGTGTACGTTTTTCGTCAGACCGATGCCCGTGGATTTTTCAGGGTCATGGGCATGAAGCGAATGCCGTTCTTTTCCTGCTCCGGCCCGCTTGCAAGGAATCCGAAGCGCTCGTACACGGCCACGGAATTTGGCGATGAATTTACCGTGATCTCGCGGGATTCGCCGCAGAGGACAAGGGCTTCGTCCAGCAGGGCGCGGCCAATGCCCTGCCGCTGTTCGTCCGGATCCACGAAAAAGAAGCAGATGTGTTTTTCTTCGCGCATCTCGATCATGCCTACGGTCTCGAAGTCCTTTTCGGCCACGAGCACGATATTGCCGTTTTCGCAGCGCGCGGCCATGGCTTCGGGTTGGGCGTGTTTCCTGAATTCCGCGATGCCGTCGCCCGAATACCCCGGAGCCACGGCCTGCATGAAGGATCGGTTCACCAGTTCGCACACGGCGTCCTCCTCGCCCGCGAACATGGTCCTGACTCGTATGTCGCTCATGATATGTGCCAGCCTGTTTTTTTTATGTCGTTTTTTTTGCCCATATCACAGGAAAGCGGCCAAGGTGAAGGGGGGGCAGGATCGGTTTCTGTGTTCTTTTTTACTGTTGACCACGGAAGGGGCGGTAAGTATCTATTTGTATATGGACAAGAAAAAACGCAAAGACGAAATCGTCGACAAACGGTTGGAGGCCGGGAACTATCGTCATGAGATAGCCATGCAGGTTCCCGAGGGGTCAACGCGTATATTTGAATACGGATTTGGCGACGGCTCGCTTTTGCTGGGGCTGGAACGGGATCGGGGCTGCCGGGAGATGTACGGGGTGGAGGTGAGCCCCCACGCCATCGCGCAGATGGACGGGCTTTTGGATGGAGCGTGGCTCATCGATCTGAATAAGCCAGACGCTTGGCTTGAAGAGGAATACGAGAATTTTTTCAACTACATTCTTGCCCCCATGTCGCTGGAACATACCTATGACCCCTGGTATGTTCTCAAGAAATTCAATAAGTACCTGGCCCATGGCGGAAAGGTCATTCTTCAGGTTCCCAATGCCCAGTCATGGACGTGCCTGTATCATGTCTTGACCGGAGATTTTCCATATGTTTCCGGCGGAACGTGGGATTACACCCATATCCGTTGGTATACGCTCAAGAGTCTTGTGGATATTGCTTTTGTCGCCGGGTTCAAGGTGGAAATGTACATACCCGAAATACCGAATAATGTGGATATTGCCCGTCTGCAGGAAAAAAGGGAGATGCATGTGTTGCGGCTTCCTCCTCCGGAGTTGGGGGAGATGGACCTAAAGCCTATAGACATTGCCATGCCCTACGACATTGGTGAAACCTATCCGCTCTTTCTGGCCACTTCCCTGATTGTGACACTCGTCAAGGACAGGACCCCGGAGGATTGCGCACCCACGCCCCGAGACTGCTATCTTGAGTCGTATCGGCTGATCACCCCGAATCCGCTTGCACACAATCCGCCGCTCATTGCTCATCCGATCGTACCCAGCGGTTTCCAGCGATCGCTCGAAAAGGCAAAGCGACTCCATGAGAAAATGGGTAAATCGTAGTTTTTTCTGTCGTTTCGGGCATCGCCCCGTATGTTCGCATAAACAAAAAAGGCCTGCATGTGCAGGCCTTTTTTGTTTATGGCGGAAGCGTATAGGAGTCGAACCTACCGGCGAGGGTTAGCCCGCCCACCGGGTTTGAAGCCCGGGCGCCACACCGGTGACGAAACGCTTCCCTGCAGGAGATGCAGGATAGCAGGAACAGACCATGATTTCAACAGAATGTGCGTGGCCAACAGGCTCTTCAGCCTGTCTGTGCGCGTGTGAAAAAATCATTGTAACGCGCTATACTTTTTTTCGCAGCGTGGTATGTTGATTGTCTGAATGCATGTGATCGCCCCTGCCGATGGGCGGCTGGGCACGGAAAAAGAGAGGTTCGCGCATGAAAGGGACTGTTCGTTTCAGGGGATTGAGTGTGGTGGCGGCGTTGTTGATGTGCCTGTGCATTTGTGCGGTTGCCGTGGGCGCGGACGACATGGGCGAGGGCGTTCGGCAAGCATGTTCCAGTTGCCATGGGACCAAGCGCATATGCCGCATGCTGGGCGTCAAGGATGATGCCGGGTGGGAAAAGACCGTGCGCCGCATGGTGGCCAACGGAGCCGAACTTTCGCCGGACAGCGCCGGCCCGGTTGCCCAGTATCTGAGCGGGCTTGCACCGGGTTCCGCACCCTTGTGCCGTTAGCGCCGCCCAGAACCGCATGGGCCGACCCTTGTCGGGCCCGTTTCTTGCGTCCGCCTTTGTTCTCCCCATGACAATGCCGAGGGGATCACGGGGCGAGAGTCACTCGGTATGGTGGCCCTTGAGTATGCGATCCATGGTGCCGTCCTGCTTCATCTGCCGGAACGTCGCTTCGAATTCCCCCGTTCTTTTTGCCAACGGATGCCCCTTGCGGATCAGGAGGTGAAACGGAAGCGATTCCAGTACGGATTCGGTTTCTATGATTTTGCCTTCAAGGCCCAGGCGGCGAATGTTTTCCCATGCGCCTGTCGGCCATTCGATGACGATGTCGCCGCGTTTGATGGCCAACATTTTCCATATGCGGGGAATTGTTGTGGTGGTGTAGACCTTGATGTCGTACGAGCTGATTTCGCGGTTGAATGCGCCGTTTCCCACATAGGTGATTACCGAGAGACCCTTTTGGGCGATGTCGTCTATGGTTTTCACGGATCGGATCGCATCGAGCCGCGGATGCCCGGCATACGTGAACAGATGGCGGTGTTTGACGTAGAACGGGGTCTTGTTGGTGACAGTGTATTCCAGCCGTTCTGTCGTGGGGACCGTGAGCAGGCCGTCCAGTTCCCCAAGCCGCACATTTTCCTGACACCGCCCCCAGGGGCATTGTGTCCATTCCACTTCAAGATTCATGCGTTTTGCGGCTTCCTGAATAATCTCATGGAAGAATCCGCAGACATTGCCCTCGTCGTTGTGCCAATGGAAGGGAGGGAATTCGGTATAGCCGATGCGCAGGACCTCCGCAGCCTTGGCCGGACAGGCAAACAGGATGAGTGCGGCCAACAATCCCAGGAAGAACTGTCCGGAGCGCCGTTGTGCCCGGCTGAAGGTATGACGGATGGTTGTCGACATGAGGAATGAATATCAGAATATCGTTGGAGCGAACTATTATTATGGTTCTGCGGGGTGGGTTCGTTGTTGCTGTTGTCCTGAAAAAATGAATCCGCACCCTATGCTGTCGAAAGTCGGATTGCCAGCAAATTGTTACCATATACGTTGATTTGGAGTGTTCATGTATGGGCGTGCGATAAAATACTGTTCACAAGGCATGGTTTCTGGTTTCATCAAAAGATCAAATGGCAGAAGAGTGAGCGCGTGTCTGGATACAGCTTCAGGGGTGGGCATGAGGTTTGGTTACTTTTTTTTCGGCATCGTTGTTGTGTTGTTTGCAACCAGTGCTGTGGCCGGGCAGGAAAGAGTGTTCGTGATACACAGTTATCACGAGGGAATGCCGTGGACCACGCAATGCAACCAAGGACTTGAGGCCGTTTTTCCTGACGACATGGTGGTTGAATACTGCTATCTGGATACCAAACGGATTCCTGAGAGCCGGTTTGCGCGTATGGCCGAAGCCGCCATGGAACGTGTGCGAACCTTCCGGCCGGACCTGATCATGCTCGGAGACGACAATGCCCTGGCCCTGCTCTGGAAGCCGTTAAGCGATTACGGTACGCCCGTGGTCTTTTTTGGCATCAACAAGAATCTCAGGCGGTATTTCAAGGAACTCCCCGCAAATATGACCGGCATACTGGAACGGCTTCCTCTTTTTCCATGGATCCGTTACCTGAAAGAAGTGATGCCCGAAGCGGCAAAGGCGCTGGTGCTCATGGATTCCAGCCGGACGGCCATGGCCATACGGGATGCCACCTTTGGCGGGCGGATAAATGTGTCCGTGGAAGGCGTTCACGTGGATTACATGATTGCTGCGGATTGGGACGTGTGGAAAGAAGCCATGCTTGGCGCAACGGAGTATGATTTCATCCTCATGCCCGTGTTCCATGCATTCAGGGACAGCCGGGGCGAGCATGTGTCTGTGGGGCGTGTGGTGCGCTGGGCGTCCGAAAACAGTCCGGTGCCGGTATTTGCCAGTCAGGACTATGCGGTGGGTGACGATGGTGTGGTTGGAGCCTATGTGATCAGCGGCGAGGAGCATGGCCGCATGGCTGCAGAATTGGCTCTGGGCATTCTTGATCTCAAATCTCCGCGGTTGCCCTTGGTCAACGGCAGCCAGAAGGGACAGTTCGTATTCAACCGCAGGCAACTGCAGCGATTTGGACTGGTTCTTCCCCTCGAAATCGAGAAGAGGACCATCTACCGTTCATCCATCGGCCAGTGACGGTGATGTCCGGAAAATTTTACCGCAAAGCGTTTTTTCGGGATGTTGAGGGTTCTCTTGATAAAACTTAACAATTCTGAATATTCACCCATTTTCAGGGCGTGAACTGAACAACCTTCCGCCTTTATTCGTGCCGAGATTCAACAATCTTTTTTGCCGCTAACTGGCCGACATGCCGTGGAAACAGTGTTCATTTTTCACGTGTTTGCCTCTGCCGGGAAACAGGCGGTCCGATTCCTTTTGTTTTGTTTGTGAAATGTCTCGCTGTTTCGCTTCAATGGGAATTGGGCGGTCTTGTCCTGGTCGGTATTTCTTCTCGGGCCTGTTCCTTGCT
Encoded proteins:
- a CDS encoding LysR substrate-binding domain-containing protein, translated to MELRHIRYFLAVAEELHFGRAAKRLHIAQPPLSQQIRQLEEEMEVRLFARTSRSVKLTPEGELFLDEARRLLAGLDRAVDRTRDLARGKHGRLAVGFMGPASLSLLPEALRVFRRENPDVRLDLTTAASRDQLRMLRSGRMDVAFVHAQGREFEEFPSRLFLREPYVLVVPDGHFLAGRASVDIRELRDEPMIFYPRHLQPQLFDSFIASFREAGFSPKIVQESNSEQSTIALVATGLGCALVPDSSRRGHGRDVCFVPVRQALPSWEITMVWNRESEGPLLDRFLNVVEVFRRTDVVAPDHC
- a CDS encoding M48 family metallopeptidase, with amino-acid sequence MNLFLAVILASLIGVYLLHLTARRLNAAALSPDLPPEFADMTDAKKYARSQEYARANMRFQNVSETVSLLLVLGFILLGGFNALDLAVRSLGMGPLATGLAFCGALALFSSITDLPLDIYHTFVLEKRFGFNTTTAATFVADRIKGLVLGAVLGGVLLTAILWFLRVAGQQAWLWCWGFAVAFSLLLTYIGPQWLLPIFNRFTPLESGELRTAIEQYAHGQNFALSGIFVMDGSKRSTKANAFFTGFGRTRRIALFDTLMKRHDTDEIVGVLAHEVGHAKLGHIKKRLLASILQTGLLFYFMSLFLDNHALFDAFGMQHVSHHAGLVFLALLYTPVSLCLSLAANAMSRKHEFQADAFAAQTTGDPHALARALKRLSVDSLSNLTPHPLTVWLGHGHPPVLQRIRRLESMGAADSPD
- a CDS encoding FAD-dependent oxidoreductase encodes the protein MTAPDHTSSENREWFIPEESRQQLAEHFGKLTNNVEILVFTEDGENEPFNEFAHKFVGDIGRLSDKVTARFLSMDSDEARQAKVDLSPTILIAPDRYDIRFRGAPMGEEGRSFVTAVVLAGMGESGLSKQSKQLLAELDENREAIVFVNPSCPYCPGQVINAIKCAVELPGTVSAHCVETTENQELAMQHDVGSVPHTIINDSHEILGYMPEERFVVELATLQDAEELAGELGREQGDHQHDAADAAVEVDLVVVGAGPAGLTAGIYAERAGLRTVVLEKSVVGGQVTLTPVVENYPGFTTVPGKQLMDIMSEHAREYVTIMEGEQVDEIKIGRNIEVFTNRGTYVARGLILATGGSYRSLGVPGEDKYYGKGVNYCATCDGYLFKGKKVAIVGGGNTALTDALHLKNLGVDVTIIHRRDEFRAQQHLRDSVEQEDVHVLWNTVVDEIRGDGKHVTTLALRNVGDDSETELPVDGVFVAIGQDVNTELAKMIGLTLTDKGFVQADASMRTNIPRIYAAGDIVGGVQQIVTAIGEGSVAAMSAFEDMSHPYWK
- a CDS encoding tetratricopeptide repeat protein, whose amino-acid sequence is MSVNGKTIREDIARARAYAAKNDYLKTLASLARAVNGVTGSKVFGREKFEVQALLEEAIKDLNGMTMIRKLFPNGLSYVRGKEKLFYQTLRRLHDKLKEAIEKSKVARQRKRLGVLDDNLLKAQELISKGDPLEARKIFRKASEYYSDIEGIDSDIGNRLLMGGLPGEAVEYFKRGLERNGSDQRAHGGLIAAFEAQGELDKAADAVKDAMRRLGGTESLMLKLAKISLSRRDWAEAHRQAQGVLERNPLNADAKKILKRVEPKIFNAAGKVSKGKGGAIKLDF
- a CDS encoding Mut7-C RNAse domain-containing protein; translated protein: MSGDDGCARLVFRGELVDLLRQGHVDGNIRYPLGRRASIKDVVESVGVPHTEIYGVLADNESVGFDHLLLPGKVVELLSADIAADNAAVPDAAWPVDVTRATLLRPEPLSELRFVVDENVARLAMLLRAMGFDAAYDRDWDDPYIARMAFEEGRFVLTADRALLKRSCIAWGRLVRSRDPDGQLAEVTTFLGIRRAPAMFRRCLRCNVETVSVEKAEILHLLEPKTILYHNVFRRCPQCGRVYWPGTHQQEFARRLAALDIRAE
- a CDS encoding LysR family transcriptional regulator, which codes for MHFGRAAERLHMAQPPLSQQIKKLEEDLGVRLLDRNRRKVELTREGIQFLSVARNTLDVLEAGADQVRRISRGEIGRLRVGFISSAAQSHFPEAMAEFRKQHPGIVLDIKDVHSQDVIDAVRDGHLDAGIIQSRAEEGYNSLEWLTFLLEPYMLAVREDNALARSGRIGIRALDRQPLIMLPREHYPATWETLNAMFESANIRPRIVQEVDPHLTRLALVAAGMGVSFVPARMAQVCPRSVRLVSMHWKERRPMSELRLIWRRNDTAAGLDMFIKVMQRFCHQGESCAI